In one window of Lynx canadensis isolate LIC74 chromosome A3, mLynCan4.pri.v2, whole genome shotgun sequence DNA:
- the SFTPB gene encoding pulmonary surfactant-associated protein B isoform X2: MAKSHLLPWLLLLSTLCGPGAADRTASSLTCARGPEFWCQSLEQALQCRALGHCLQEVWGYIRADDLCQECEDIVRILTKMTKEVILQDSIRKFLERECDVLPLKLLVPQCHHMLDAYFPVVIDYFQNQINPKVICKYLGLCRPERPEPGQEPELSDPLLDKLTLPVLPRALQARPGPHTQDLMEQRFPIPLPFCWLCRMLIKRIQAVIPKCLAERYTVLLLDALLGRVLPQLVCGLVLRCSNEDAAGPVLTALESLPGEWLPEESTCHLCMFVTSQAGNSSGPAMLQAIRQACLSSWLDRQKCEQFVEQHMPQLQTLVSRGGDAHTTCQVLGACGTTSSPLQCIHVPHF; the protein is encoded by the exons ATGGCCAAATCACACCTGCTGCCGTGGCTGCTGCTGCTCTCCACACTCTGTGGCCCAGGCGCTG CTGACCGGACCGCCTCATCTCTGACTTGTGCCCGGGGCCCTGAGTTCTGGTGCCAAAGCCTGGAGCAAGCCTTGCAGTGTAGAGCGCTGGGGCACTGCCTACAGGAAGTCTGGGGTTACATAAGAGCT GATGACCTGTGCCAGGAATGCGAGGACATCGTCCGCATCCTCACCAAGATGACCAAGGAGGTCATTTTACAG GACTCAATACGGAAATTCTTGGAGCGTGAGTGTGACGTTCTCCCCTTGAAGCTGCTCGTGCCCCAGTGCCATCACATGCTCGACGCCTACTTCCCAGTGGTCATCGACTATTTCCAGAACCAGATT AACCCAAAGGTCATCTGCAAGTACCTGGGCCTGTGCAGACCTGAGCGTCCGGAGCCAGGGCAAGAGCCGGAGCTGTCAGACCCCCTGCTGGACAAGCTGACCCTCCCCGTGCTGCCCAGAGCCCTCCAGGCGAGGCCTGGGCCTCATACACAG GACCTCATGGAGCAGCGgttccccatccccctccccttctgCTGGCTCTGCAGGATGCTGATCAAGCGAATCCAAGCCGTGATTCCCAAG TGCCTGGCCGAGCGCTACACCGTCCTCCTGCTGGACGCACTGCTGGGCCGCGTGCTGCCCCAGCTGGTCTGTGGCCTCGTCCTCCGCTGCTCCAACGAGGACGCTGCTGGCCCAG TCCTCACAGCTCTGGAGTCCCTGCCCGGAGAATGGCTACCTGAAGAGTCCACGTGCCACCTCTGCATGTTTGTAACCAGCCAGGCAGGGAACAGCAGTGGGCCGGCCATGCTGCAGGCAATACGCCAGGCCTGCCTCAGCTCCTGGCTAGACAGGCAAAAG TGTGAACAATTTGTGGAGCAGCACATGCCCCAGCTGCAGACCCTAGTGTCCAGGGGTGGGGATGCCCACACCACCTGCCAG GTCCTGGGGGCGTGTGGGACTACGTCCAGTCCTCTCCAGTGCATCCACGTTCCTCACTTCTGA
- the SFTPB gene encoding pulmonary surfactant-associated protein B isoform X1 — MAKSHLLPWLLLLSTLCGPGAADRTASSLTCARGPEFWCQSLEQALQCRALGHCLQEVWGYIRADDLCQECEDIVRILTKMTKEVILQDSIRKFLERECDVLPLKLLVPQCHHMLDAYFPVVIDYFQNQINPKVICKYLGLCRPERPEPGQEPELSDPLLDKLTLPVLPRALQARPGPHTQDLMEQRFPIPLPFCWLCRMLIKRIQAVIPKGVLAMTVGQVCHIVPLVVGGICQCLAERYTVLLLDALLGRVLPQLVCGLVLRCSNEDAAGPVLTALESLPGEWLPEESTCHLCMFVTSQAGNSSGPAMLQAIRQACLSSWLDRQKCEQFVEQHMPQLQTLVSRGGDAHTTCQVLGACGTTSSPLQCIHVPHF; from the exons ATGGCCAAATCACACCTGCTGCCGTGGCTGCTGCTGCTCTCCACACTCTGTGGCCCAGGCGCTG CTGACCGGACCGCCTCATCTCTGACTTGTGCCCGGGGCCCTGAGTTCTGGTGCCAAAGCCTGGAGCAAGCCTTGCAGTGTAGAGCGCTGGGGCACTGCCTACAGGAAGTCTGGGGTTACATAAGAGCT GATGACCTGTGCCAGGAATGCGAGGACATCGTCCGCATCCTCACCAAGATGACCAAGGAGGTCATTTTACAG GACTCAATACGGAAATTCTTGGAGCGTGAGTGTGACGTTCTCCCCTTGAAGCTGCTCGTGCCCCAGTGCCATCACATGCTCGACGCCTACTTCCCAGTGGTCATCGACTATTTCCAGAACCAGATT AACCCAAAGGTCATCTGCAAGTACCTGGGCCTGTGCAGACCTGAGCGTCCGGAGCCAGGGCAAGAGCCGGAGCTGTCAGACCCCCTGCTGGACAAGCTGACCCTCCCCGTGCTGCCCAGAGCCCTCCAGGCGAGGCCTGGGCCTCATACACAG GACCTCATGGAGCAGCGgttccccatccccctccccttctgCTGGCTCTGCAGGATGCTGATCAAGCGAATCCAAGCCGTGATTCCCAAG ggtgtGCTGGCCATGACCGTGGGCCAGGTGTGTCACATTGTACCCCTGGTGGTGGGGGGCATCTGCCAGTGCCTGGCCGAGCGCTACACCGTCCTCCTGCTGGACGCACTGCTGGGCCGCGTGCTGCCCCAGCTGGTCTGTGGCCTCGTCCTCCGCTGCTCCAACGAGGACGCTGCTGGCCCAG TCCTCACAGCTCTGGAGTCCCTGCCCGGAGAATGGCTACCTGAAGAGTCCACGTGCCACCTCTGCATGTTTGTAACCAGCCAGGCAGGGAACAGCAGTGGGCCGGCCATGCTGCAGGCAATACGCCAGGCCTGCCTCAGCTCCTGGCTAGACAGGCAAAAG TGTGAACAATTTGTGGAGCAGCACATGCCCCAGCTGCAGACCCTAGTGTCCAGGGGTGGGGATGCCCACACCACCTGCCAG GTCCTGGGGGCGTGTGGGACTACGTCCAGTCCTCTCCAGTGCATCCACGTTCCTCACTTCTGA
- the LOC115509748 gene encoding antimicrobial peptide NK-lysin-like: MTSWALLLLASVLLATPGLTFSGLNPEDNDLMTTDLSQEKQLLESLVLESPQGDRLALRCKTCKMIIQALRKAVGHNVTQEAIKHAASLVCKQTFPLQGVCKELITKSLDKIIHGIMNGKSPEEMCVKLRMCKPTKGL, translated from the exons ATGACCTCCTGGGCCCTCCTGCTCCTTGCCTCAGTGCTCCTGGCCACCCCGG GGCTGACCTTTTCTGGCTTGAACCCTGAGGACAATGACTTGATGACCACTGACTTGAGTCAGGAAAAGCAGCTCTTAGAGAGCTTGGTCCTGGAGTCCCCCCAG GGTGACCGGCTAGCTCTTAGATGCAAGACTTGTAAGATGATAATCCAAGCTCTGAGAAAAGCCGTGGGACATAATGTCACACAG GAAGCCATCAAACACGCTGCGTCCCTGGTGTGCAAGCAGACATTTCCACTGCAGGGTGTTTGCAAGGAATTAATCACTAAATCTCTTGATAAGATCATCCATGGTATCATGAATGGGAAAAGCCCTGAGGAAATGTGTGTGAAACTCAGGATGTGCAAACCTACAAAAG GTCTCTGA